The Hyalangium ruber genome includes a window with the following:
- a CDS encoding chemotaxis protein CheA: MDLGDFLPAYLTEVEELLGAANAHLLALETVIRQGQASPRIARELFRALHTIKGLSAMVDVEPIVSIAHWMEAALRHANQAGGRLAESSIEPLMEGLRAIEQRVRQLADDKPVSAAPQGLLERLEGLEATASGASAKPPPPVSLELEPALAAKLAPGEQEQLLAGVTAGRRAVRLDYVPSAERAAQGLTINSVRERLGRLGELVKVVPLAGPTTGGGNLTFVLLVLTEASDAELLESLGGPPATLRSLASVTPAEPLPATPLPLDLPVLEEEEEEPSAEPRRGGVLRVEVARLDDALEKLAALVVNRSKLARAVAVLTAAGAPTRDLVLVLQENARQLRDLRASILHLRMVRLREVLERMPLLVRGLRRTTGKQVRLELEVGDAELDKAVADRLLPALIHLVRNAVDHAIERPEERRAAGKPEEGVVRLVCHARSSGRLELCVIDDGRGVNAAAVAARAQAPVPTSSAELLELLCRPGLSTRAAADATSGRGMGMDIVKRVTVDQLGGELHLETKPGVGTTFTLHVPLTITIVDAFVFECAALRYAVAVSAVEEIIEVDPARLVRPPGMAEGGVTLVERRGMAIPLIPLERLLRRDTDRSGPGLKAFIVRQRGAPVAFAVDRLMGQQEIVLRPLEDPLVKVPGVAGATDLGDGQPTLVLDLSALGASRASTARPERMARRGEAQ, from the coding sequence GTGGATCTCGGGGACTTTCTCCCTGCCTACCTCACCGAGGTGGAGGAGCTGTTGGGCGCCGCCAACGCCCACCTGCTCGCGCTGGAGACCGTCATCCGCCAGGGCCAGGCCAGCCCCCGCATCGCCCGGGAGCTGTTCCGCGCCCTGCACACCATCAAGGGCCTGTCGGCCATGGTCGACGTGGAGCCCATCGTCTCCATCGCCCACTGGATGGAGGCGGCCCTGCGCCACGCCAACCAGGCCGGTGGCCGCCTCGCCGAGTCCAGCATCGAGCCGCTCATGGAGGGCCTGCGCGCCATCGAGCAGCGCGTGCGCCAGCTCGCTGACGACAAGCCCGTCTCCGCCGCTCCCCAGGGACTGCTCGAGCGGCTCGAGGGGCTGGAGGCCACCGCATCGGGCGCCTCCGCCAAGCCGCCTCCCCCCGTCTCCCTGGAGCTGGAGCCCGCCCTCGCCGCCAAGCTCGCCCCGGGCGAGCAGGAGCAGCTCCTGGCCGGAGTCACCGCCGGCCGCCGTGCCGTGCGCCTGGACTATGTCCCGTCCGCCGAGCGCGCCGCCCAGGGCCTCACCATCAACAGCGTGCGTGAGCGCCTCGGCCGCCTGGGGGAGCTCGTCAAGGTGGTGCCCCTGGCCGGTCCCACCACGGGCGGAGGCAACCTCACCTTCGTGCTGCTGGTGCTCACCGAGGCCTCGGATGCCGAGCTCCTCGAGTCCCTCGGGGGTCCTCCCGCCACGCTGCGCTCGCTGGCCTCCGTCACCCCCGCGGAGCCTCTCCCCGCGACGCCGCTGCCCTTGGATCTGCCGGTGCTGGAGGAGGAGGAGGAGGAGCCCTCCGCCGAGCCTCGCCGGGGCGGGGTGCTGCGCGTGGAGGTGGCCCGCCTGGACGATGCGCTGGAGAAGCTGGCCGCGCTCGTCGTCAACCGCTCGAAGCTCGCGCGCGCCGTGGCGGTGCTCACCGCGGCGGGCGCGCCCACGCGTGACCTGGTGCTGGTGCTCCAGGAGAACGCGCGCCAGCTCCGGGACTTGCGCGCCTCCATCCTCCACCTGCGCATGGTGCGGCTGCGGGAGGTGCTGGAGCGCATGCCGCTGCTGGTCCGTGGCCTGCGCCGCACCACCGGCAAGCAGGTGCGCCTGGAGCTGGAGGTGGGCGACGCGGAGCTGGACAAGGCCGTGGCCGACCGGCTGCTGCCTGCCCTCATCCACCTGGTGCGCAACGCGGTGGACCATGCCATCGAGCGCCCCGAGGAGCGCCGCGCCGCCGGCAAGCCCGAGGAGGGCGTGGTGCGTCTGGTCTGCCACGCGCGCTCCAGCGGCCGGCTCGAGCTGTGCGTCATCGATGATGGCCGGGGCGTGAACGCCGCCGCCGTCGCCGCGCGCGCCCAGGCACCCGTGCCCACCTCCTCCGCCGAGCTGCTGGAGCTCCTGTGCCGCCCGGGCCTCTCCACCCGCGCCGCCGCCGACGCCACCAGCGGGCGCGGCATGGGCATGGACATCGTCAAGCGCGTCACCGTGGATCAGCTCGGCGGCGAGCTGCACCTGGAGACGAAGCCCGGCGTGGGCACCACCTTCACCCTGCACGTGCCCCTCACCATCACCATCGTGGACGCCTTCGTCTTCGAGTGCGCCGCCCTGCGCTACGCGGTGGCCGTGAGCGCCGTGGAGGAGATCATCGAGGTGGACCCCGCGCGCCTCGTCCGCCCCCCGGGCATGGCCGAGGGCGGGGTGACCCTGGTGGAGCGGCGGGGCATGGCCATCCCCCTCATTCCCCTGGAGCGCCTGCTGCGCCGCGACACGGACCGCTCGGGGCCCGGGCTCAAGGCGTTCATCGTCCGGCAGCGGGGCGCCCCCGTGGCCTTCGCGGTGGATCGCCTCATGGGACAGCAGGAGATCGTCCTGCGTCCCCTGGAGGATCCGCTCGTGAAGGTGCCGGGTGTGGCTGGCGCCACGGACCTGGGGGATGGGCAGCCCACGCTGGTACTGGACTTGTCGGCGCTGGGCGCCTCGCGCGCGAGCACCGCGCGGCCCGAGCGCATGGCGCGGAGAGGTGAGGCGCAATGA
- a CDS encoding response regulator, with translation MPEVLVVDDSKVMRDMVVACLRPYPGLTFTHASSGLEAIERLSLKPYDLIVLDLNMPDIGGIEVVEFVRGQDTLRHLPIVIVTTRGDEASRAKALTAGADRFMTKPFTPDAILSEVKGLLERVRG, from the coding sequence ATGCCCGAAGTTCTCGTCGTCGATGACAGCAAGGTGATGCGCGACATGGTCGTCGCCTGCCTGCGGCCCTATCCGGGTCTCACCTTCACGCACGCCTCCAGTGGCCTCGAGGCCATCGAGCGCTTATCGCTCAAGCCCTATGATTTGATCGTCCTGGACCTCAACATGCCGGACATCGGCGGCATCGAGGTGGTCGAGTTCGTCCGCGGCCAGGACACCCTGCGCCATCTGCCCATCGTCATCGTCACCACTCGCGGGGATGAAGCCTCGCGCGCCAAGGCCCTCACCGCCGGCGCCGACCGCTTCATGACCAAGCCCTTCACCCCGGATGCCATCCTCTCGGAAGTCAAAGGGCTGCTGGAGCGGGTGCGCGGGTGA
- a CDS encoding imm11 family protein, whose translation MPTRFFDLTDDVQVPHRWHLATPIDSAGSKVHDWDFTCGAPVSRPGRLRIPVEVEGRALDFTEAGLGIAVVHVRVAAVFAELASDEVQLIPASVEGQPDPYQILVATRRIRCIDEQASRILLWTHEDGAPDRVGQYRDVRDMRIDKAMAGDAKVFRPEGWEVALVVSGDIKDALERVGATGLKFKEV comes from the coding sequence ATGCCCACGCGATTCTTCGATTTGACCGACGATGTTCAGGTTCCGCATCGCTGGCACCTCGCGACGCCCATCGATAGCGCGGGCTCCAAGGTGCATGACTGGGACTTCACCTGTGGGGCACCCGTGAGCCGCCCGGGTCGCCTGCGAATCCCCGTTGAAGTCGAGGGGAGAGCGCTGGATTTCACCGAAGCAGGACTCGGGATCGCGGTCGTCCACGTCCGTGTGGCCGCTGTCTTCGCGGAGCTGGCCTCCGACGAGGTTCAACTGATTCCCGCAAGCGTCGAGGGTCAGCCAGACCCGTACCAGATCCTCGTTGCCACGCGACGGATCCGCTGTATCGACGAGCAGGCCTCGAGGATCCTGCTCTGGACCCACGAGGATGGAGCGCCCGACAGGGTTGGCCAGTATCGGGATGTTCGGGACATGCGCATCGACAAGGCGATGGCAGGGGACGCCAAGGTGTTCCGCCCTGAAGGATGGGAGGTGGCCCTGGTCGTCTCGGGCGACATCAAGGATGCGCTCGAACGTGTGGGTGCCACGGGACTGAAGTTCAAGGAGGTGTAG
- a CDS encoding HEAT repeat domain-containing protein, giving the protein MRAPGHPLSLSAEDRARVEAVEALARRGSAGLEALLKDMDTPSWAVRRAVIGALARMGTPAVAPLCEVLCHRRDSEARLAAAVEVLVASTGEVDEPVITLGEDANPAVVCDVAQVLGRRRSRRAVPLLSQLTLHPDDNVAVAAIEALGRIGGGAAVDALLAALGSGNFFRIFPAIDVLGRSGDASVVTPLLGLLSDPFYVTEATRALGRAGQEAAVPSLVGLLLRGNDAVMRVAAVALVEIHEAQVQRFGGTRVVQAALRVRPELGELGRRLARCLAGADAAEKAALSRLLGWVGGPDAAAGLLALLDAEPTVARAAASALMELGPEADAPILQALREGDSARRMVLLPLVARRATAVPDVVLCLEDRDAAVRTLAADTLSRIGDPMAARHLFERLGDEDARVAQAAVGAIQSLGSEETEELALSAARSADPRRRRAALRIVSYFGYPRGLDVLLHAMREQDERLRDAAIYGLPFIDDPRAVDALLEAARHESERTRAAAMRALGQTDKEARVTSCLLGGLNDKDPWVRYYACQSLGKLNEEAAADAIVALANDDAGQVRVAVVDALAHLHTESALAALRRAASSDDSDVRRAALLGLGVSKRLDALPVLLEAAGSGDPATRLVALSAVAEYDASETVPALLRAAGDPDESVRSAAVGFLATRAGMAATQALVSLLGDPSLRDRVVSALALPAEGRIPGLLTALEAADELVAPLLVAALARMQRADARAALLTALGSSSPAGRRAAAAAVGALGTVEARQALERSAAHDEDSEVRRASLLALSR; this is encoded by the coding sequence GTGAGGGCGCCAGGTCATCCGCTGTCGCTGTCGGCCGAGGACCGCGCCCGGGTAGAGGCGGTGGAGGCGCTCGCGCGCCGGGGCTCCGCCGGCCTCGAGGCGCTGCTCAAGGACATGGACACGCCGAGCTGGGCGGTGCGCCGCGCCGTCATCGGCGCGCTGGCCCGCATGGGCACCCCGGCCGTGGCGCCGCTGTGCGAGGTGCTCTGCCACCGGCGCGACAGCGAGGCCCGGCTCGCCGCGGCGGTGGAGGTGCTGGTGGCCTCCACCGGCGAGGTGGACGAGCCCGTCATCACCCTGGGCGAGGACGCCAACCCCGCCGTGGTGTGCGATGTGGCGCAGGTGCTGGGCAGGCGGCGCAGCCGGCGCGCCGTGCCGCTGCTGTCCCAGCTCACGCTGCACCCGGATGACAACGTGGCGGTGGCCGCCATCGAGGCGCTGGGCCGCATCGGCGGCGGGGCCGCGGTGGACGCGTTGCTGGCGGCGCTGGGCAGCGGCAACTTCTTCCGCATCTTCCCCGCCATCGACGTGCTGGGGCGCTCGGGGGATGCCTCCGTCGTGACGCCCCTGCTGGGCCTGTTGTCGGACCCCTTCTACGTCACCGAGGCGACGCGCGCGCTGGGCCGCGCCGGCCAGGAGGCGGCGGTGCCCTCGCTGGTGGGCCTGCTGCTGCGGGGCAATGACGCGGTGATGCGGGTGGCGGCGGTGGCGCTGGTGGAGATTCACGAGGCGCAGGTGCAGCGCTTCGGTGGCACGCGCGTGGTGCAGGCGGCGCTGCGGGTGCGGCCCGAGCTGGGCGAGCTGGGGCGGCGGTTGGCGCGCTGCCTCGCGGGCGCGGACGCGGCGGAGAAGGCCGCCCTCTCGCGGCTTCTGGGCTGGGTGGGGGGGCCGGACGCGGCGGCGGGGCTGCTGGCGCTGCTGGACGCGGAGCCCACGGTGGCGCGCGCGGCGGCCAGCGCCCTCATGGAGCTGGGCCCCGAGGCGGACGCTCCCATCCTCCAGGCCCTGCGCGAGGGCGACAGCGCGCGGCGCATGGTGCTGCTGCCGCTGGTGGCCCGGCGCGCCACGGCCGTGCCGGACGTGGTGCTGTGCCTGGAGGACCGGGACGCCGCGGTGCGGACCCTGGCGGCCGACACCCTCTCCCGGATTGGGGACCCGATGGCCGCGCGGCACCTCTTCGAGCGGCTGGGCGATGAGGATGCGCGCGTGGCCCAGGCGGCGGTGGGCGCCATCCAATCGCTGGGCAGCGAGGAGACGGAGGAGCTGGCCCTGTCCGCCGCGCGCTCGGCGGACCCCCGCCGTCGCCGCGCCGCCCTGCGCATCGTCTCCTACTTCGGCTACCCGCGCGGGTTGGACGTGTTGCTGCACGCCATGCGCGAGCAGGACGAGCGGCTGCGCGACGCCGCCATCTACGGCCTGCCCTTCATCGATGACCCGCGCGCGGTGGATGCGCTGCTGGAGGCGGCGCGCCACGAGTCCGAACGCACGCGCGCGGCGGCCATGCGCGCGCTGGGGCAGACGGACAAGGAGGCCCGCGTCACCTCGTGCCTGTTGGGCGGGCTCAACGACAAGGACCCGTGGGTGCGCTACTACGCGTGCCAGTCGCTGGGGAAGCTGAACGAGGAGGCCGCCGCGGACGCCATCGTCGCGCTGGCCAATGACGATGCGGGCCAGGTGCGCGTGGCGGTGGTGGACGCGCTGGCGCACCTGCACACCGAGAGCGCGCTGGCGGCGCTGCGCCGCGCGGCCAGCTCGGATGACTCGGACGTGCGCCGGGCGGCCCTGCTGGGCCTGGGTGTCTCCAAGCGGCTGGACGCGCTGCCGGTGCTGCTGGAGGCGGCGGGCTCGGGAGACCCGGCCACGCGGCTGGTGGCCCTGTCGGCGGTGGCCGAGTACGACGCCTCGGAGACGGTGCCAGCGCTGCTGCGCGCGGCGGGAGACCCCGACGAGAGCGTGCGCAGCGCGGCGGTGGGCTTCCTGGCCACGCGCGCGGGCATGGCCGCCACGCAGGCCCTGGTGTCACTGCTGGGGGACCCGTCCCTGAGAGATCGGGTGGTGAGCGCGCTGGCGCTGCCGGCCGAGGGTCGCATCCCCGGGCTGCTCACCGCGCTGGAGGCGGCCGACGAGCTGGTGGCGCCGCTGCTGGTGGCCGCCCTGGCCCGCATGCAGCGGGCGGACGCACGCGCGGCGCTGCTCACCGCGCTGGGCTCGAGCAGCCCCGCGGGCCGACGCGCCGCCGCGGCGGCCGTGGGGGCCCTGGGCACGGTGGAGGCACGTCAGGCACTGGAGCGCTCCGCTGCCCATGACGAAGACTCCGAGGTGCGACGGGCCAGTCTCCTGGCGCTGAGTCGCTGA
- a CDS encoding RCC1 domain-containing protein, translating to MNFRPLIALLALLPLACGPESTPLPSESQPGGPLVLVFSPAPSVALPASQKTLHISGRVNSLAGLSEFSWQLDEEAATPLAFEPGAEEHPFTFTIPLSEGTHVLRLRALDSAGRVGTSTLRVTSVGPPKVQVLSPAAGQSVTVRRVRVEGTATGDMKLASFTWALNGASPQPLSATPGAFAFEVTPRPGPNTLILHAVDVLGNETEQTRSFHYGSRSGGGGLHTGVVRDGLLYTWGRNNRGQIGWGSAVTTDQKLPGKVPAFTDVAAMAFNQNSSLALKLDGTVWAWGENAQGQLGLGPVPQADVPRTPDLTPRFSPTRVPGLSGAVALGLGYRHALVLFEDGSVRAFGDNSAGQLGDGTPGGTKDYPVTVVGLTDVVKVVAGSMHSVALQGDGTVWAWGRNTYGNLGLGTADSASHPTPTRVPGLANVVDIATGRDHVLALHADGTVSSWGLDASGQLGTGEVLPDEESAVPMRVKGLADARAVFANGLMSYAWRADGSLVSWGQNFNGQLGNGTTTDAREPTPSVAGLKGLVTVAPGATHVVAFREDGELFTWGWNSRGSLGRDDLLDNWTYSEPIRVTLP from the coding sequence ATGAACTTCCGCCCTCTCATCGCCCTGCTCGCCCTGCTGCCGCTCGCATGCGGGCCCGAGTCCACTCCCCTCCCGAGCGAGTCGCAGCCCGGAGGCCCCCTCGTCCTGGTGTTCTCGCCTGCCCCCAGCGTGGCGCTCCCGGCCTCGCAGAAGACGCTGCACATCTCTGGCCGGGTGAATTCCCTGGCGGGCCTGAGCGAGTTCTCCTGGCAGCTCGATGAGGAGGCCGCAACGCCCCTGGCGTTCGAGCCGGGCGCCGAGGAACACCCCTTCACCTTCACGATTCCCCTGTCAGAGGGAACTCACGTGCTGCGCCTGCGCGCGCTGGACAGTGCCGGACGCGTGGGCACGAGCACGCTGCGCGTCACCAGCGTGGGGCCACCCAAGGTGCAGGTGCTCTCCCCTGCGGCGGGACAGAGTGTCACCGTGCGGCGCGTGCGCGTGGAAGGCACCGCCACGGGTGACATGAAGCTGGCCTCCTTCACCTGGGCCCTCAACGGCGCTTCACCCCAGCCGCTGTCCGCCACGCCCGGGGCCTTCGCCTTCGAGGTGACGCCCCGGCCCGGCCCCAACACCCTGATCCTGCACGCCGTGGACGTGCTGGGCAACGAGACCGAACAGACGCGGAGCTTCCACTACGGCAGCCGCTCGGGCGGCGGCGGGCTGCACACCGGCGTGGTGCGCGATGGCCTCCTCTACACGTGGGGCCGCAACAACCGGGGCCAGATCGGCTGGGGCTCCGCGGTGACGACGGACCAGAAGCTGCCGGGCAAGGTGCCGGCCTTCACGGACGTGGCGGCCATGGCCTTCAACCAGAACAGCTCCCTGGCGCTGAAGCTGGACGGCACCGTGTGGGCCTGGGGCGAGAACGCGCAGGGACAGCTCGGCCTGGGCCCCGTGCCCCAGGCGGACGTGCCGCGCACCCCGGACCTCACCCCGCGCTTCAGCCCCACGCGCGTGCCGGGCCTGAGCGGCGCGGTGGCCCTCGGCCTGGGCTACCGCCACGCCCTGGTGCTGTTCGAGGACGGCTCCGTGCGCGCCTTCGGAGACAACTCCGCCGGCCAGCTCGGAGACGGCACCCCCGGAGGCACCAAGGACTACCCAGTGACGGTGGTGGGCCTGACGGACGTGGTGAAGGTGGTCGCCGGTTCCATGCACTCAGTGGCGCTCCAGGGCGACGGCACGGTGTGGGCATGGGGCCGCAACACGTACGGCAACCTCGGCCTGGGCACAGCCGACAGCGCCTCGCACCCCACGCCGACGCGGGTGCCGGGCCTGGCCAACGTGGTGGACATCGCCACCGGCCGGGACCACGTGCTGGCGCTGCACGCGGATGGCACGGTCTCCTCCTGGGGCCTCGACGCCAGCGGCCAGCTCGGCACGGGCGAGGTGCTGCCCGACGAGGAGAGCGCCGTGCCCATGCGGGTGAAGGGGCTCGCCGACGCGCGCGCCGTGTTCGCCAACGGGCTGATGAGCTACGCCTGGAGGGCCGACGGCTCGCTCGTCTCTTGGGGGCAGAACTTCAACGGCCAGCTCGGCAATGGCACCACCACGGACGCGCGCGAGCCCACGCCCTCGGTGGCCGGACTCAAGGGGCTCGTCACCGTGGCGCCGGGCGCCACGCACGTCGTCGCCTTCCGCGAAGACGGCGAGCTGTTCACCTGGGGGTGGAACTCGCGCGGCAGCCTCGGCCGGGACGACCTGCTCGACAACTGGACCTACTCCGAGCCCATCCGCGTGACGCTGCCATGA
- a CDS encoding methyl-accepting chemotaxis protein — protein sequence MATETVTGAPASEDVRELAESAAHSVRESAGVLQAAEQLATRLASAGNEQAAAADQVRVAIEAVAASVEETGASVQALVRSQRTVSDSAKGVQQEAEQTSGALQEVTASIIGVRKDGVALAASADATAATIEEAARSIKGVGANAEDLAAASEELLASMTEMNATVTDVVARNQASAAATEEVAATMEEMSKGISRLATDSQMVGERVSTVTNAVVGVGRVLGVVSQDATAMAAMVEEAASTAEELARSVRGVAEHARTLETSAAATASTVTEVAASVEEVAATAEKNAATVDSNAATIEQLARSAQTVARGAEQINTLASTSASASNQMETSTRRIAQMAEEARATGERVSTTAREGGATVARSIGGFTRIRQSITESAGVMKEMGRRAEEIGDIVQTINLIADRTNLLSLNASIEAARAGEHGRGFAVVAEEIRALADRAATASADVAKIVRGLQNTARDAVTATADGVRAADEGAGLAADAERALSSILKGVEELGTTVREVSRATNEQVQAVQSLAQSTSRVSEHGRLITASAAEQAQAAQALTQSASEMRRMAKQTTQATVDQARALRDAVRSNGQLASAAEQVSRAMQEQATASGELAKTAMQMRTLVQQVSSAVVAQSKEVAGVGGLAQEVASATQRTLAGLAEQAKGATEVAKAMEDTRKQVAQVAKAVGEQARAVRQSETAARQVAKLAAEVTRATEEQGQALSALTRGGEEVRRIARQTARALEEQSEALGSLSLSANRQATGVASVARATAEQAAMSEQIARAVEDMRGRSREIATSTAQQARATATTAGEVREVTARLTQLSRMHTEQVEQLSRLSGVLGGAWRPEGKPARAVEQA from the coding sequence ATGGCGACTGAGACTGTGACTGGCGCGCCGGCGTCCGAGGATGTCCGCGAGCTGGCCGAGAGCGCCGCGCACTCGGTGCGCGAGAGCGCCGGGGTGTTGCAGGCGGCCGAGCAACTCGCCACGCGGCTGGCCTCCGCGGGCAACGAGCAGGCCGCCGCGGCCGACCAGGTGCGCGTCGCCATCGAGGCGGTGGCCGCCAGCGTGGAGGAGACCGGGGCCTCGGTGCAGGCCCTGGTGCGCTCGCAGCGCACCGTGAGCGACTCGGCCAAGGGCGTGCAGCAGGAGGCCGAGCAGACCTCCGGCGCGCTGCAGGAGGTGACGGCCTCCATCATCGGGGTGCGCAAGGACGGCGTCGCGCTGGCGGCCAGCGCCGATGCCACCGCCGCCACCATCGAGGAGGCGGCCCGCTCCATCAAGGGCGTGGGCGCCAACGCCGAGGACCTGGCCGCCGCCAGCGAGGAGCTGCTGGCCAGCATGACGGAGATGAACGCCACGGTGACGGACGTGGTGGCGCGCAACCAGGCCAGCGCCGCGGCCACCGAGGAGGTGGCCGCCACCATGGAGGAGATGTCCAAGGGCATCTCCCGGCTGGCCACGGACTCGCAGATGGTGGGCGAGCGCGTCTCCACGGTGACCAACGCCGTGGTGGGCGTGGGCCGGGTGCTGGGCGTGGTGTCCCAGGACGCCACCGCCATGGCCGCCATGGTGGAAGAGGCGGCCTCCACCGCCGAGGAGCTGGCGCGCTCGGTGCGCGGGGTGGCCGAGCACGCCCGTACGCTGGAGACGTCCGCCGCCGCCACCGCCTCCACGGTGACGGAGGTGGCCGCCAGCGTCGAGGAGGTGGCCGCCACCGCGGAGAAGAACGCCGCCACCGTGGACTCCAACGCCGCCACCATCGAGCAGCTCGCCCGCTCCGCGCAGACGGTGGCTCGCGGCGCCGAGCAGATCAACACCCTGGCTTCCACCAGCGCCTCCGCCTCCAACCAGATGGAGACCTCTACCCGGCGCATCGCCCAGATGGCCGAGGAGGCGCGCGCCACCGGCGAGCGGGTGAGCACCACCGCGCGCGAGGGCGGCGCCACCGTGGCCCGCTCCATTGGAGGCTTCACCCGCATCCGCCAGTCCATCACCGAGTCGGCCGGCGTCATGAAGGAGATGGGGCGGCGGGCCGAGGAGATCGGCGACATCGTCCAGACCATCAACCTCATCGCCGACCGCACCAACCTCTTGTCGCTCAACGCCAGCATCGAGGCGGCGCGCGCGGGCGAGCACGGGCGCGGCTTCGCGGTGGTGGCCGAGGAGATCCGCGCGCTGGCGGACCGGGCCGCCACGGCCAGCGCGGACGTGGCGAAAATCGTCCGAGGGCTGCAGAACACCGCGCGGGACGCGGTGACGGCCACGGCGGACGGGGTGCGCGCGGCGGACGAGGGCGCGGGGCTGGCGGCGGATGCCGAGCGGGCGCTGTCCTCCATCCTCAAGGGCGTGGAGGAGCTGGGCACCACGGTGCGCGAGGTGTCGCGCGCCACCAACGAGCAGGTGCAGGCGGTGCAGTCGCTGGCGCAGTCCACCAGCCGGGTGAGCGAGCACGGGCGCCTCATCACCGCCTCGGCCGCGGAGCAGGCGCAGGCGGCGCAGGCGCTGACCCAGAGCGCGTCGGAGATGCGGCGCATGGCCAAGCAGACGACGCAGGCCACGGTGGACCAGGCCCGGGCGCTGCGCGACGCGGTGCGCTCCAACGGGCAGCTGGCCTCGGCCGCCGAGCAGGTGTCGCGCGCGATGCAGGAGCAGGCCACCGCCTCCGGGGAGCTGGCGAAGACGGCCATGCAGATGCGCACGCTGGTGCAGCAGGTGAGCTCCGCGGTGGTGGCGCAGAGCAAGGAGGTGGCGGGCGTGGGCGGGCTCGCGCAGGAGGTGGCCAGCGCCACCCAGCGCACCCTGGCGGGGCTGGCGGAGCAGGCCAAGGGCGCCACCGAGGTGGCGAAGGCCATGGAGGACACGCGCAAGCAGGTGGCCCAGGTGGCCAAGGCCGTAGGTGAGCAGGCGCGCGCGGTGCGCCAGAGCGAGACGGCGGCGCGCCAGGTGGCCAAGCTCGCCGCGGAGGTGACTCGCGCCACCGAGGAGCAGGGCCAGGCGCTCAGCGCGCTCACCCGGGGCGGCGAGGAGGTGCGGCGCATTGCTCGCCAGACGGCGCGCGCGCTGGAGGAGCAGTCCGAGGCGCTGGGGAGCCTCTCCCTCTCCGCCAACCGGCAGGCAACGGGGGTGGCATCCGTGGCGCGCGCCACCGCCGAGCAGGCCGCCATGAGCGAGCAGATCGCCCGCGCGGTGGAGGACATGCGCGGCCGCTCCCGGGAGATCGCCACCAGCACGGCGCAGCAGGCCCGCGCCACGGCCACCACCGCCGGCGAGGTGCGCGAGGTGACGGCGCGGCTCACGCAGCTGTCGCGCATGCACACCGAGCAGGTGGAGCAGCTGTCCCGACTCAGCGGAGTGCTGGGAGGCGCGTGGAGGCCGGAAGGCAAGCCGGCTCGCGCGGTGGAGCAGGCGTGA
- a CDS encoding chemotaxis protein CheW — MSALHVVFKVAGAEYAIPAAEVLQMESFTGATPVPGAPSHVAGLVQVRGRVVPVVDARARFGLPAAERTLDSRVVVGQLGSRTVGLLVDSAREVMKLAPEQLQPPPPMVAEQAKGFVKAVAQVGQRLVMLIDFPRVVGEEKVHGD, encoded by the coding sequence ATGAGCGCGCTGCACGTGGTGTTCAAGGTCGCGGGGGCGGAGTACGCCATCCCCGCCGCCGAGGTGTTGCAGATGGAGTCCTTCACCGGCGCCACGCCCGTGCCCGGCGCTCCCTCGCACGTGGCGGGGCTGGTGCAGGTGCGCGGCCGGGTGGTACCGGTGGTGGACGCGCGAGCGCGCTTCGGGCTGCCCGCCGCGGAGCGCACGCTGGACTCGCGCGTGGTGGTGGGCCAGCTGGGCTCGCGCACGGTGGGGCTGCTGGTGGACAGCGCGCGCGAGGTGATGAAGCTCGCGCCCGAGCAGCTCCAGCCTCCGCCGCCGATGGTGGCCGAGCAGGCCAAGGGTTTCGTGAAGGCCGTGGCCCAGGTGGGCCAGCGGTTGGTGATGTTGATCGATTTCCCCCGCGTCGTCGGGGAGGAGAAGGTTCATGGCGACTGA
- a CDS encoding Hsp20/alpha crystallin family protein, with the protein MADLSIRRGSGSTPQRSREWDPFQQMQEMMNWDPIELMNHPWFTGRQGAATFLPAFEVKETKDAFIFKADLPGVDEKDIEVTLTGDRIVVSGKRESEKREESDRFYAYERSFGSFSRAFTLPEGVDGDNVQADLKSGVLTLTLPKRPEVQPKRIKVGTTSTGEKKDQIKA; encoded by the coding sequence ATGGCTGATCTATCGATTCGTCGTGGAAGTGGAAGCACGCCGCAGCGCAGCCGCGAGTGGGATCCCTTCCAGCAGATGCAGGAAATGATGAACTGGGATCCCATCGAGCTGATGAACCATCCCTGGTTCACCGGTCGTCAAGGGGCGGCGACGTTCTTGCCGGCCTTTGAAGTGAAGGAGACCAAGGACGCGTTCATCTTCAAGGCGGACCTGCCGGGCGTGGATGAGAAGGACATCGAGGTGACGCTCACCGGCGACCGCATCGTCGTGAGCGGCAAGCGTGAGAGCGAGAAGCGCGAGGAGTCCGATCGCTTCTATGCCTACGAGCGCAGCTTCGGCTCGTTCAGCCGCGCGTTCACCCTTCCGGAGGGCGTGGATGGAGACAACGTCCAGGCCGACCTGAAGAGCGGCGTGCTGACGCTCACCCTGCCCAAGCGTCCCGAGGTGCAACCCAAGCGCATCAAGGTAGGGACCACCAGCACCGGGGAGAAGAAGGACCAGATCAAGGCCTAG